In a single window of the Pirellulales bacterium genome:
- the mqnE gene encoding aminofutalosine synthase MqnE gives MIRTVHPTLKEIRDKVEAGERLSFDDGLLLFSPDVHLNELGELANLVRERKNGNCAYYNINTHLNPTNVCVYRCIFCAFRSDLRDPKGYLMSDEQVLARGREAVDCGATEMHIVGGLHHQKKFDWYLNLLRLLHDAYPQLHLKAWTAVEIDWFTHLTGRSIREVLAELREAGLGSLPGGGAEIFHPEVRDQICEHKADAGRWIEIHRTAHELGLRSNATMLYGHLENDYHRVDHLTRLRELQDETGGFQTFIPLAFHPENTKLSHIKKASALVDLRIMAASRLLFDNFAHVKAYWIMLGIGTAQTALAYGADDLDGTVRHELIYHDAGAKTPEILSVDEIRRLIAEAGREPVERDTLYRRVKRDGTKWASSEPIFAAR, from the coding sequence ATGATCCGCACTGTTCATCCGACGCTGAAAGAGATCCGCGACAAAGTTGAAGCCGGCGAGCGGTTATCGTTCGATGACGGTCTACTGCTGTTCAGCCCCGACGTGCATTTGAACGAACTCGGCGAACTCGCCAATCTGGTCCGTGAGCGCAAGAACGGCAATTGTGCCTACTACAACATCAACACGCACCTGAACCCGACCAACGTCTGTGTTTATCGCTGCATCTTCTGCGCGTTTCGCTCTGATTTGCGCGATCCCAAGGGATACCTGATGAGCGACGAGCAGGTTCTGGCCCGCGGGCGAGAGGCCGTCGATTGCGGCGCCACTGAGATGCACATCGTCGGCGGGCTGCACCATCAAAAGAAATTCGATTGGTATTTGAACTTGTTGAGGCTCCTGCACGACGCCTATCCGCAGTTGCACCTCAAGGCTTGGACGGCGGTCGAGATCGATTGGTTCACGCATCTCACCGGCCGCTCGATCCGCGAAGTGCTTGCCGAGCTGCGCGAGGCAGGGCTCGGCAGCCTGCCCGGCGGCGGTGCCGAAATCTTTCATCCCGAGGTCCGCGATCAGATTTGCGAGCACAAGGCCGATGCCGGGCGCTGGATCGAAATCCATCGCACGGCCCACGAACTCGGCCTGCGCTCGAACGCCACAATGCTCTACGGGCACTTGGAAAACGATTATCACCGCGTCGATCATCTCACTCGGCTGCGCGAGTTGCAGGATGAAACCGGCGGTTTTCAGACCTTCATTCCATTGGCATTTCATCCGGAAAACACGAAGCTCAGCCACATCAAGAAGGCATCGGCGCTGGTTGATCTGCGCATCATGGCCGCGAGCCGCCTGCTGTTCGACAACTTCGCTCACGTTAAGGCCTATTGGATCATGCTTGGCATCGGCACCGCTCAGACGGCTCTGGCCTACGGCGCGGACGACTTGGATGGCACGGTGCGCCACGAATTGATCTATCACGACGCCGGCGCCAAGACCCCCGAAATTCTCTCGGTCGACGAGATTCGCCGCCTGATCGCGGAGGCCGGGCGCGAACCGGTCGAGCGCGACACGCTCTATCGCCGCGTGAAGCGCGATGGCACGAAGTGGGCGTCGAGCGAACCGATCTTTGCTGCTCGCTAG
- a CDS encoding UbiA-like polyprenyltransferase produces the protein MFRHLRYLLELIRFSHTLFALPFALLAAVMAWSENRRGSPAVPWRWTELAGILLCMVTARSAAMAFNRLADAQIDAENPRTRERHLPAGTLSRVSVALFAAVCSAGFVAATLLFLPNRLPLYLSLPVLAFLMAYSFTKRFTALSHFWLGAALMVAPVSAWIAIRGEFVTRSPLDLLPAVVLGGAVLLWVAGFDMIYACQDFEFDRHRGLKSMPARLGIGRALRLAAVSHVGTIALLSLLPLVYNRFGWVYWTGLVAVAALLVYEHRLVRPDDLTRVNRAFFNVNAVVSLGLLIVGTIDLAISR, from the coding sequence ATGTTCCGCCACCTGCGATACCTGCTCGAACTCATCCGCTTCAGCCACACGCTGTTCGCGCTGCCGTTCGCGTTGTTGGCGGCAGTGATGGCGTGGAGCGAGAATCGGCGCGGCTCGCCGGCGGTTCCGTGGCGATGGACCGAGCTGGCGGGGATTCTACTCTGCATGGTGACGGCCCGCAGCGCGGCGATGGCGTTCAACCGGCTGGCCGACGCCCAGATCGACGCTGAGAACCCGCGGACGCGCGAGCGGCATTTGCCGGCGGGCACGTTGAGCCGCGTGAGCGTCGCACTTTTTGCCGCAGTTTGCTCGGCGGGATTCGTGGCGGCGACGCTGCTGTTTTTGCCCAATCGCCTGCCCCTGTACTTATCGCTTCCGGTGCTGGCGTTCCTGATGGCCTACAGCTTCACGAAGCGATTCACGGCGCTATCGCATTTTTGGCTCGGCGCCGCGTTGATGGTGGCCCCGGTTTCCGCGTGGATCGCGATTCGCGGCGAGTTCGTCACGCGAAGCCCGCTGGATCTGTTGCCGGCTGTCGTGCTCGGCGGGGCAGTGCTGTTGTGGGTCGCGGGCTTCGATATGATTTATGCCTGCCAGGATTTTGAATTCGACCGCCACCGCGGCTTGAAGAGCATGCCGGCGCGCCTCGGCATCGGCCGAGCGTTGCGGCTGGCGGCCGTCAGTCACGTGGGAACAATCGCCCTGCTCAGTTTGTTGCCGCTGGTCTATAATCGGTTCGGCTGGGTTTACTGGACGGGATTGGTGGCGGTGGCCGCGCTGCTAGTCTATGAACATCGGCTGGTTCGGCCCGACGATCTGACTCGCGTGAATCGAGCTTTTTTCAATGTCAACGCGGTCGTGAGCCTCGGGCTGTTGATCGTGGGCACAATTGACTTGGCAATTAGCAGGTGA
- a CDS encoding M28 family peptidase, which produces MRIALAVGRLIMRWLSGQMVFVGAIVTAGALVAALLLFDPLGHSAAPPSETTSKFRLDEIPFDGKQAYEYLKQLCEIGPRPSGSAGMVAQQKLITEHFRKLKAQVSFQEFRARNPQDGSPVPMANIIVQWHPDRKERILLCAHYDTRPFPDEDTRNPKGIFIGANDGASGVAV; this is translated from the coding sequence ATGAGAATCGCACTCGCCGTGGGGAGGCTGATCATGCGCTGGCTGTCGGGCCAAATGGTGTTTGTTGGCGCGATCGTGACGGCCGGCGCGCTGGTGGCGGCGCTGCTGTTGTTCGATCCGCTTGGCCATTCGGCCGCGCCCCCTTCGGAAACGACTTCCAAATTCCGTTTGGACGAGATCCCGTTCGACGGCAAGCAGGCTTACGAATATCTCAAGCAACTTTGCGAGATCGGCCCGCGGCCCAGCGGCTCGGCGGGAATGGTCGCCCAGCAAAAACTTATCACAGAACATTTTCGGAAGCTTAAGGCTCAAGTTAGCTTCCAGGAGTTCCGGGCCCGCAATCCGCAGGACGGCAGCCCGGTGCCGATGGCCAACATCATCGTCCAGTGGCATCCGGATCGGAAGGAGCGGATTCTGCTCTGCGCCCATTACGACACGCGGCCATTTCCCGACGAGGACACCCGGAACCCCAAGGGAATATTCATCGGCGCGAACGACGGGGCCAGCGGGGTGGCCGT